The stretch of DNA TCTCGAGGGCGGGGCACTGGCAGTGGCGGAGATGGCGGCGAAGGAGTGTGGGATCGAACTCGAACGCACCTGCACCGCCCACCCGACCTCCCCGGCCTCCCTGCGCTCCCTCGACGAGGCCCTCGCGGGCGAGCGCTCGATGCGCCCCCCCCCGATCGCCGGCATGCTCGCCTGGCAGTTCGGCGAGACGGTGGCGACGAAGGGGATGCAGGTGAAAGGCAAACCCGGCCGGCAGGCGGTCTTCAAGGGAAAAACCATCCTCTTCAACATCGATGCCGGGACCGGGCTGTACAAGCCCACATTTGAAGGCTGGGAGTATCTCAGCGGCTACCGCGTGGAGATTGACAATTTCGTCCCGCACGGCGACGTCCTCGCCCCCGGTGTCATCGGCGCCGACCCGCGGGTCCGCCCGGGCGACGAGGTGCTGGTTGTCGGGCCGGCGGCCATGGCGACCGGTCGGGCGATGATGGGGGCCGCCGAGATGACGCGGTCGCACCGGGGCGTGGCGGTAAAGGTGCGTAAAGTAAAGAGCACCGAGCGCCAACCTTGAGAGACGAAGAATGATCCGAACTGGAGTGGTATAATTTGTATCAGGTTGAGGAGGCAACGCAGCTCGCTGACAGGGTATTTCAGATGTGGATCACCGCGCCGCAGGTGGCGCGGCACGCGCGGGCAGGGCAGTTCCTGGTGATCAGGGCCCACGAGAACGGCGAGCGCATACCGCTCACCATCTCGGCGGTGCGCGGGGACGCTGTGCGCGTCATCTTCATGTCCGTCGGAAAGACGACCGAGTTCCTTTCCACGATGAAAAAGGGCGATGCCCTCTCTGACGTCGCCGGTCCCCTCGGAAAGCCGAGCGAGATCGAAAAATACGGCACCGTCGTCGTCATCGGCGGCGGCGTGGGGATTGCGAGCACCCCGATCATCGCCCGCGAGGCAAAAGAGGCCGGGAACCATGTCATCGGGATCATCGGGGCGCGAAACAAAGACCTGCTCATCCTGGAGGACGAGATGGCGGCGGTCTGCGACGAACTCTTTGTCACGACCGACGACGGGAGCAAGGGCATCCACGGTTTTGCCGCTTCGGTGCTCGAGCAGCTCCTCAAGGAGCGGAAAATTGACTGCGTCTGGATCGTCGGCCCGGCGATCATGATGAAGGTCACCTCGAACGTGACCAGGCCGTACGGGGTGCTGACCTTTGTCTCGCTCAATCCGATCATGGTCGACGGCACCGGCATGTGCGGATCGTGCCGGGTCACCGTCGGCGGCGAGACGAAGTTCGCCTGTGTCGATGGCCCTGAGTTCGACGCCCACAAGGTCGATTTCGACAGCCTGATGCAGAGGCAGCGGATGTACGTCGACGAGGAGAAGGCCTCGGTCGAGCACTACCACCACCACGGAGGGTGCGGCTGCTGCGGGGGCGAGCACCGATGACGGGGTCGCCTGCCAGGAAAGAGGTGCGGGACTTCAACGAGGTCAATAAGGGTCTTTCGGCGGAGAACGCCGTTCTCGAAGCCCTCAGGTGCATGGAATGCGTCCGGCCAACCTGCGTTAAGGGGTGCCCGGTCGGGATCGACATCCCGGCGTTCATCCAGCAGATTGCAAACCAGGATTTCGAGGGTGCGGCGGCGACGATCAAGCGGGACAACATGCTCCCAGCGATCTGCGGCCGCGTCTGCCCGCAGGAGAGCCAGTGCGAGGGCTCGTGCGTTCTTGCGAAGAAGGAGAAGCCGGTCGCCATCGGCGCCCTCGAGCGCTTTGTCGCCGACTATGAGCGCGAACACGGCATGACACTGCCCGAGGTGGCGCCGCCGTCAGGAAAGCGGGTGGCGGTCGTGGGCTCCGGCCCGGCGGGTCTGACCGCCGCCGCCGAACTGGCGCGCCTTGGCCATGCGGTGACGGTCTTTGAGTCCCTCCACGAGGCCGGAGGGGTGCTGACCTACGGCATCCCGAACTTCCGGCTGCCAAAAGAGATCGTGCGGGCGGAGATCGAGCAGGTGAAGCGCCTCGGCGTCGAGATCAGGCTCAACCACCTGGTGGGCCGAAGCCTCTCCACCGATGAACTCCTCTCGTACGACGCCGTCTTCCTGGGCACCGGCGCGGGTCTCCCCTACTTCATGGGGATCGAGGGCGAGAACCTGAACGGCGTGTACTCGGCGAACGAGTTTCTCACCCGCGTGAACCTGATGCATGCCGACCGTTTCCCCGAGTTCGATACCCCGGTGAAGCGCGGCTGCAACGTGGTCGTCGTGGGCGGCGGCAACGTGGCGATGGACGCCGCACGCGTGGCCCGCCGCCTCGGCGGGAAGGTGACCCTGGTCTACCGCCGGCGTGAGGAGGACCTGCCGGCCCGCGCCGTCGAGGTCGAGAACGCCCTGGCCGAGGGCGTGCAGTTTGTCTGCTGCGCCAACCCGGTGCGGGTGATCGGCGAGAAGACGGTG from Methanofollis liminatans DSM 4140 encodes:
- a CDS encoding sulfide/dihydroorotate dehydrogenase-like FAD/NAD-binding protein; protein product: MYQVEEATQLADRVFQMWITAPQVARHARAGQFLVIRAHENGERIPLTISAVRGDAVRVIFMSVGKTTEFLSTMKKGDALSDVAGPLGKPSEIEKYGTVVVIGGGVGIASTPIIAREAKEAGNHVIGIIGARNKDLLILEDEMAAVCDELFVTTDDGSKGIHGFAASVLEQLLKERKIDCVWIVGPAIMMKVTSNVTRPYGVLTFVSLNPIMVDGTGMCGSCRVTVGGETKFACVDGPEFDAHKVDFDSLMQRQRMYVDEEKASVEHYHHHGGCGCCGGEHR
- the gltA gene encoding NADPH-dependent glutamate synthase, whose translation is MTGSPARKEVRDFNEVNKGLSAENAVLEALRCMECVRPTCVKGCPVGIDIPAFIQQIANQDFEGAAATIKRDNMLPAICGRVCPQESQCEGSCVLAKKEKPVAIGALERFVADYEREHGMTLPEVAPPSGKRVAVVGSGPAGLTAAAELARLGHAVTVFESLHEAGGVLTYGIPNFRLPKEIVRAEIEQVKRLGVEIRLNHLVGRSLSTDELLSYDAVFLGTGAGLPYFMGIEGENLNGVYSANEFLTRVNLMHADRFPEFDTPVKRGCNVVVVGGGNVAMDAARVARRLGGKVTLVYRRREEDLPARAVEVENALAEGVQFVCCANPVRVIGEKTVQAVECVQMSMCDLDESGRPKPSCVEGSNFLIEADVFIEAIGQGPNPLLVSMLPDLKRERRGNLVVDADGQTALGRVYAGGDVATGAATVIWAMGSAKKAAAAIDRMLREE